In the Gorilla gorilla gorilla isolate KB3781 chromosome 1, NHGRI_mGorGor1-v2.1_pri, whole genome shotgun sequence genome, tctactaaaaatacaaaaaattagctgggcgtggtggcgggtgcctgtggtcccagctactctggaggctgaggcaggagaatggcgtgaaccccagaggtgcaggttgcagtgagctgagatcgcgccactgcactctagcctgggcgacagagtgagactgtctcaaaaaaaaaaaaacctaacagcTACAATGTAaaacaagagaaaggaaataagagataaagaaaaaaagaaaagtttctttaTATATCATCTTTATACACTAAGCTTCTGTAACTTTCACtaggataaaaacaaatataattgcCATTCAAGAAAACggcaaggccaggtgcagcggctcatgcctataaccctaacacttcgagaggccaaggcaagaggatcacttgagaccaggagttcaagaacagcctgggcaacagacagacctcatctcttaaaaaaaaaacaaaaaacaaaaacaaaaaaaacaccactcCAGCTTTTAAATGATGCTCCAATGACTTTATAATCAATACTATCCCatgcaaaaacacaaaacaaagatgCACATCCATAAATTTCTtaagtttaaaaggaaaaaaaaagtatctaggTTGCCAAGAAAAACccagttacttttttttgtttagttttgttatttttgagagagtctcgctctgttgcccaacctggagtgcagttgcgtgatcttgacttactgcaacctccacctcctgggttcaagcaattctcctgcctcaccctcccgagtagctggaattacaggcgcctgccaccatgcctggctaatttttgtatttttagtagagacagggtttcaccatgttggccagattggtctcgaactcctgacctcaagtgatctgcccgtctcagcctcacaaagtgctaggattacaggcgtgagccaccgcacccggttaACCTGGTTACTTTTCAACAGAAAATAACCGTTTGAAAATATGAAGCCAAGAAAAATAATGGGACCTTTCTCAACCCACTCTCTAGAAGTTAATGTAGGAAAAAggacatattattttaaaatcttcatgCTCTCAGCAAGTTTTAAAGGATATAGCATTGCTACAAATGAACATACCACTATGAAAAAAgagtggggctgggtgcggtggctcaggcctgtaatcccagcaacctgGGATTTcggagatgggcggatcacgaggtcaggagttcgagaccagcctggccaatacggtgaaacaccatctctactaaaaatataaaaaattagccgggcacggtagtgtgcgcctgttgtcccagttactcgggaggctgaggcagaagaatcgcttgaaccctggaggcggaggttgcagtgagccgagatcatgccattgcactccagcctgggagacaaagcaagactccatctcaaaaaaaaaaaaaaaaaaaaaaaaaaaaacagtgggaagaaaacaaagcttcaaaaataagaaaactcaggctgggtgtggtggctcatgcctgtaatcctagcactttgggaggccgaggcagatggatcacctgaggtcaggagttcgagaccagcttgaccaacatggtgaaatcccgtctctactaaaaatacaaaattagctgggcgtggtggcaaatgcctgtaatcccagctacttgggaggctgaggcaggagaatcacctgaacccgggaggtggaggttgcagtgagccacgattgtgccattgcactccatcctgggcaacaacgGAAAAAtgccttctcaaaaaaataaataaataaaataatgataataatgaaaaaaaaaagaagaagatggcGATGACGACGACGAAGATGAAGACTCAAATTTCCAGCCCCTACCTTCAAAAACAGATTTCAGTAGAGGAAACAACAGaataaacactgatgaaaaacatAATAACTGAATTACAAGAGATTACTGGCACGACATCTCCACGAATCCAAAGCAAAAATGCCAACATATGTCACTAAGAGGGAAATTgtatatgaaatgaaaataattccaGAAAACTCAATTTCTATAAATAGAAATcctaaaaaggaatggaatttgtAGAGATTATGAAAGAAACAATATAAGAACATTTCCTTAAATTTGATGGACTTAAGTCTTTACATTAAAGGGGATCATCAAATGCCAGGCAGAACTTTTCTTTAAAGACATCTCTGCTATACACAGACATGGTAAAATTTTTGAATTCCAATGGTAAAGACAAAATCATACAAACTTTCAGGAAAAATCAGATTgacaacaaaggaaagaaaatcagactTGACATTATTAGACTTCTCATCTGAATCTCTAAATGCCAAAAGACAAAATGCTATTCATCCAGAATGTAAAGGAGATTATGACCTTTAAGTTTAGAATTTCAAACTACATTTCACAGATAGCTCAGAACTTAGAAGTttttagatacaaaaattctcaaaaagtaTATCACCTATGTACTTATACTTTTGAAAAATACTCAAGAAAGTATTCTAacttaagaaaaagaatttacaaaaaagtactcaataaaagtaggaaaaaaacaaaacaggccaggcatggtggctcacatccataatgccagcactttgagaggccgagacaggaggactgcttgaacccaggagttcaagaccagcctgggcaacataatgagacctagtttctacaataaattaaaaaattagccaggtatggtggcacatgtctttactcccagctacctgggacgctgaggcagaaggattgcttgagcccaagaggtcgaggctgcagtgagccgtgactgccccactgcactctggtctgcgcaacagagcaagaccctctctcaaaaaataaataaattaagcctgggcaacatagtgagaccatgtctctctccgaaaagaaaaaaaaatttagctgggcatggtccatacatctgtggtcctagctacttgggaggctgagctggaaggatcacttgagcccaggagtttgagactgcagtaagctatgatcacatcactgcactccagcctgggaggcagagcgagactctatctctaaaaaaccaacaacaaaaaaatagtaagaCAAAACAACTTTGTGCCACATATAttacaaacacaaaaaacagtCATAATATTTTTAccaatagccaggcatagtgagtcacatttgtaatcccagctactcagggggctgacgCTGGAGGaagccttgagcccaggagtttgaggttgcactgagctatgatcacatcactgtattccaacctgggcaaaagagcaagacactgtctctaaataaataaataaaaattttaaaaatgtttaaaacagctGCTTTGGACATCTGATTTATGACACAGataaaaaatcctaaataaagcATTAGCAAATTGAACCAGCTGTATATTAAAATAGTAACATGGTcaggtatggtagctcatgcctgtaatcccggagcTTTGGGAGGATTACtgacttgaggctaggagtttgagaccagcctgggcaacacaatgagaccccatctctaaataaaaattgaaataaaataaataaaataacactacATAATCAAAAAGGTTTATTCTGGGACTAGGAATGGGTTAACATTAGGAAACTCATTATATTTACTAGAGTAAAAGgcgtaaaaaacaaaaaacaaaatcctgtagtaatttttgaaagacttcaaaaaagaaaaaatggttaaaaagtgaagaaaagtaCTTGAAGTAGTCTTTATCaagtaaaatagcaaaaaaaaaaaaaaaaaaaaaaggaacctgaGGTGCAATATCCACTCAACAAAAACTTGGTAAATTGTAAGGTACTTCCTAGCATAAATGCACATAATCACCAGAAATCATCAGCATATGCAATATGGTAAAACACTAGAGGTAAACTAactcaagataaatgaaaaaaggaCACCCATTCAACAGTCTTCACCATCTTTCAACACTGTTCCAGATGTTCTAGTATATGCATTAAGAAAAAAAGgtgttaggccgggcacggtggctcatgcctataatcccagcactttgggaggcctaggtgggctgatcacttgagtccaggagttcgagaccagcctggccaacatggtgaaacctaatctctattaaaaaatacaaaaattagccgggcatgatggcagatgcctataatcccagctactcagcaggctgaggcaggagaatcgcttgaacccggaaggcggaggctgcagtgagccaagattatgccactgcactccagcctagtgacagagcgagactccgtctcaaaaaaaaaaaaaggaaaaagaaaaaaaggtgtatGGGTTCCTTTACAGCCACTCAAGATAAACTGATTCTTCAGGAAAGTGAAATTAAGGCTCCGCTGCCCAGCCTGAATGACTGCATTGGCATGGTGGACAGCAGGGCAGAATCCACTGACAAGATTTCTAGATTGGATGCTGAGCTAGTGAAGTATAAGGACCAGATCAAGATGAGAGGGGGTCCTACAAAGAATATGATTACGCAGAAAGCCTTGCGAGTTTTAAAACAAAAGCGGATGTACGAGCAGCAGCAGGACAATCGCACCCAAGAGTCATTCAACATGAAACAAGTCAATTACACCATCCAGTCATTGAAGGATACCAAGACCACGGTTGATGCTATGAAACTGGGAGCAAAGGAAATGAAGGTAGACAAGCAAGTGAAAACTGACCAGATTGAGAATTTACAAGACCAGCTAGTGGACATGATGGAAGATGCAAATGAAATCCAAGAAGCACTGAGTCGCAGTTATGGCGGCCCAGAATTAGATGAAGACGACCTAGAAGCAGAGTTGGATACACTGGGTGATGAGCTTGTGGCTGACCAAGAGTTCTATTTAGATGAGGCAGCATCTGCACCTGCAATTCCAGAAGGTGTTCCCACTGTCACAAAAAACAAGGATGGAGTTCTGGTGGATGAATTTGGATTGCCACAGATCCCTGCTGCATACATTTGCATTTAAGTACATCATGTAAAACATATTATGGGACTATGAAATACTGATCTTTCCAAATTTACCATAACAGATACGTTTCTGTCCTTTCTTTGAAGGAAAGCTTAATTACAttgctcttctatttttttcctttgagactcaTTGCTTGGGAAATGCTTTCTTTGTACTAAAACTTGAttctggcagggcgcggtggctcacacctgtaatcccagcactttgaaaggctgaggcaggcagatcacaaggtcagaagttcgagaccagcctggccaacatggtgaaaccccatctctactaaaaatacaaaaaattagccgggtgtggtggcaggcgcctgtagtcctactcttgggaggctgaagcaggagaatcgcttgaacccaggaggcggaggtccagtgagccaagatcgccccatagcctgggcaacagagcaagactccgtctcaaaaaaaaaaaaaaaaaatcactactgTATCAGAAGTGGGTATTTTGATTCTGTGGTTTCCTTAATACTACATCTTGAAATCAATAATGAATATTTCTTGATATTTGATGAATAGGACATTTATTTACTCaattttttcaaaaggaaaaaaaggcataaattacaaacatatatt is a window encoding:
- the LOC129528483 gene encoding charged multivesicular body protein 5-like translates to MVDSRAESTDKISRLDAELVKYKDQIKMRGGPTKNMITQKALRVLKQKRMYEQQQDNRTQESFNMKQVNYTIQSLKDTKTTVDAMKLGAKEMKVDKQVKTDQIENLQDQLVDMMEDANEIQEALSRSYGGPELDEDDLEAELDTLGDELVADQEFYLDEAASAPAIPEGVPTVTKNKDGVLVDEFGLPQIPAAYICI